A genomic window from Chelonoidis abingdonii isolate Lonesome George chromosome 26, CheloAbing_2.0, whole genome shotgun sequence includes:
- the DDX39A gene encoding ATP-dependent RNA helicase DDX39A isoform X1 — protein sequence MAEQDVENELLDYEEDEEPQVVTDSVPPPAKKDVKGSYVSIHSSGFRDFLLKPELLRAIVDCGFEHPSEVQHECIPQAILGMDVLCQAKSGMGKTAVFVLATLQQIEPVDGQVSVLVMCHTRELAFQISKEYERFSKYMSSVKVGVFFGGLSIKKDEEVLKKNCPHIVVGTPGRILALVRNKSLNLRSVKHFVLDECDKMLEQLDMRRDVQEIFRLTPHEKQCMMFSATLSKEIRPVCRKFMQDPMEVFVDDETKLTLHGLQQYYVKLKDSEKNRKLFDLLDVLEFNQVVIFVKSVQRCMALAQLLVEQNFPAIAIHRGMSQEERLSRYQQFKDFQRRILVATNLFGRGMDIERVNIVFNYDMPEDSDTYLHRVARAGRFGTKGLAITFVSDEGDAKILNEVQDRFEVNVAELPEEIDISTYIEQSR from the exons ATGGCTGAGCAGGATGTGGAGAATGAGCTGCTGGATTATGAGGAGGACGAGGAGCCCCAGGTGGTCACGGATTCAGTGCCCCCTCCAGCAAAGAAGGACGTGAAAGGCTCCTACGTGTCCATCCACAGCTCGGGCTTCCGGGATTTCCTGCTCAAACCCGAGCTGCTGCGAGCCATCGTGGACTGTGGCTTTGAGCACCCATCTGAAG TGCAACACGAGTGCATCCCACAGGCCATCCTGGGCATGGATGTGCTGTGCCAGGCCAAGTCGGGCATGGGCAAGACGGCTGTCTTCGTGCTGGCCACGCTGCAGCAGATCGAGCCGGTGGATGGGCAG gtGTCGGTGCTGGTGATGTGCCACACGCGGGAGCTGGCGTTCCAGATCAGCAAGGAGTACGAGCGCTTCTCCAAGTACATGTCCAGCGTCAAG GTGGGGGTGTTCTTCGGGGGCCTGTCCATCAAGAAGGACGAGGAGGTGCTGAAGAAGAACTGCCCCCACATCGTGGTGGGGACCCCGGGGCGCATCCTGGCCCTGGTGCGCAACAAGAGCCTCAACCTGCGCAGCGTCAAACACTTCGTGCTAGACGAGTGCGACAAGATGCTGGAGCAGCTTG acaTGCGGCGGGACGTGCAGGAGATCTTCCGGCTGACGCCCCATGAGAAGCAGTGCATGATGTTCAGCGCCACCCTCAGCAAGGAGATCCGGCCTGTCTGCAGGAAGTTCATGCAGGAC CCCATGGAGGTGTTTGTGGACGATGAGACCAAGCTGACGCTGCACGGCCTGCAGCAATACTATGTCAAGCTGAAGGACAGTGAGAAGAACCGCAAGCTCTTCGACCTGCTCGATGTGCTGGAGTTcaaccag GTGGTGATCTTCGTCAAGTCGGTGCAGCGCTGCATGGCACTGGCCCAGCTGCTGGTGGAGCAGAACTTCCCAGCCATCGCCATCCACCGGGGCATGTCGCAGGAGGAGAG GCTGTCCCGGTACCAGCAGTTCAAGGATTTCCAGCGCCGCATCCTGGTGGCCACCAACCTGTTCGGGCGGGGGATGGACATCGAGCGTGTCAACATAGTCTTCAACTACGACATGCCTGAGGACTCGGACACGTACCTGCACCGG GTGGCGCGTGCCGGGCGCTTCGGCACAAAGGGCCTGGCCATCACCTTCGTGTCGGATGAGGGCGACGCCAAGATCCTCAACGAGGTGCAGGATCGCTTCGAGGTGAACGTGGCTGAGCTGCCTGAGGAGATCGACATTTCCACGTACA TTGAACAGAGCCGATAA
- the DDX39A gene encoding ATP-dependent RNA helicase DDX39A isoform X2, translating into MDVLCQAKSGMGKTAVFVLATLQQIEPVDGQVSVLVMCHTRELAFQISKEYERFSKYMSSVKVGVFFGGLSIKKDEEVLKKNCPHIVVGTPGRILALVRNKSLNLRSVKHFVLDECDKMLEQLDMRRDVQEIFRLTPHEKQCMMFSATLSKEIRPVCRKFMQDPMEVFVDDETKLTLHGLQQYYVKLKDSEKNRKLFDLLDVLEFNQVVIFVKSVQRCMALAQLLVEQNFPAIAIHRGMSQEERLSRYQQFKDFQRRILVATNLFGRGMDIERVNIVFNYDMPEDSDTYLHRVARAGRFGTKGLAITFVSDEGDAKILNEVQDRFEVNVAELPEEIDISTYIEQSR; encoded by the exons ATGGATGTGCTGTGCCAGGCCAAGTCGGGCATGGGCAAGACGGCTGTCTTCGTGCTGGCCACGCTGCAGCAGATCGAGCCGGTGGATGGGCAG gtGTCGGTGCTGGTGATGTGCCACACGCGGGAGCTGGCGTTCCAGATCAGCAAGGAGTACGAGCGCTTCTCCAAGTACATGTCCAGCGTCAAG GTGGGGGTGTTCTTCGGGGGCCTGTCCATCAAGAAGGACGAGGAGGTGCTGAAGAAGAACTGCCCCCACATCGTGGTGGGGACCCCGGGGCGCATCCTGGCCCTGGTGCGCAACAAGAGCCTCAACCTGCGCAGCGTCAAACACTTCGTGCTAGACGAGTGCGACAAGATGCTGGAGCAGCTTG acaTGCGGCGGGACGTGCAGGAGATCTTCCGGCTGACGCCCCATGAGAAGCAGTGCATGATGTTCAGCGCCACCCTCAGCAAGGAGATCCGGCCTGTCTGCAGGAAGTTCATGCAGGAC CCCATGGAGGTGTTTGTGGACGATGAGACCAAGCTGACGCTGCACGGCCTGCAGCAATACTATGTCAAGCTGAAGGACAGTGAGAAGAACCGCAAGCTCTTCGACCTGCTCGATGTGCTGGAGTTcaaccag GTGGTGATCTTCGTCAAGTCGGTGCAGCGCTGCATGGCACTGGCCCAGCTGCTGGTGGAGCAGAACTTCCCAGCCATCGCCATCCACCGGGGCATGTCGCAGGAGGAGAG GCTGTCCCGGTACCAGCAGTTCAAGGATTTCCAGCGCCGCATCCTGGTGGCCACCAACCTGTTCGGGCGGGGGATGGACATCGAGCGTGTCAACATAGTCTTCAACTACGACATGCCTGAGGACTCGGACACGTACCTGCACCGG GTGGCGCGTGCCGGGCGCTTCGGCACAAAGGGCCTGGCCATCACCTTCGTGTCGGATGAGGGCGACGCCAAGATCCTCAACGAGGTGCAGGATCGCTTCGAGGTGAACGTGGCTGAGCTGCCTGAGGAGATCGACATTTCCACGTACA TTGAACAGAGCCGATAA